The Chanodichthys erythropterus isolate Z2021 chromosome 5, ASM2448905v1, whole genome shotgun sequence sequence GCAGACGACTTAATGAGAGAGCCAACAGAGATTGGAAATTATCCTGACTAAACAAATGACAGCGTGCAGCTGAGAAAGTGTTGCTTGCTACCAAGTCACTGTGCTATTATACTTCAGTCTGTCAGATTTAATAATCAGTGTTACTGAACACACGGAAAGTCATGAAGATGAAACCTACACCTTTTCCTCCAATAGAAATACACAGGAGTCTTACAAACACCTCTGCAATTGCTTAAAGGGGTTTtagctttagttagtgtgtaatgttgctgtaatctgcaaagttacaacgctcagAGTTCAatgcaaaaggagatattttcttttacagaagtcgctttttaaggactggtagggactacaatgagcttcttcccaggttggtgacatttacattaaaaatttacataaaccccgcccctcgagaacatgcaacaaagggggcggggccatgttgggctgctttagagaagaggaagagttgttgtagtagagtgttgttgtcatgccgtcattttacaccaaacgagggtcaattcaacacaaaagatgaacatgacggcacatgctagtggatgagttgaatcaactccacagcaactacatcaatttatccactaaccattcagaaacgtctaaaatttgtaacttcttcctgagtctctccatcagtgttgactccggtttgaacaatgtaaggctgaacactttcctcattttggctgcgtgagattctccagctttgttgttgttgagctgttaaagctccgccctcttctggagcagcagctcatttgcatttaaagggatacacACAAAAAGGGCGTATTTGTAAAAGCAATAGAgagtatgcacgtgacgtcaccgtcgaccatTATGACTGTGgttacgcccactgagtggcagcattggttttcagtgtgaatgccacgaaaaacacacaaaacacatccaaaatgtgaaagagctttgcgactgactgtacaaatagctttgacacaaaatctgaggtatatttttacagactgctgaaagctacagaaaaaaaagaagcaaataggtcattgcaattcacagaaacagctggactccagacagagaaacatgttttgcagtttttattttgtgtcaaaatgttggattttgggctaaaatcataccgtatatattgtattgttatatattgtgttgacaacacatcaattaaatatttaccatcttatattctgcatataattgggtgtttttaaataaacactgacaaaaactatacaagttttagggctggacaatatgacgatatgtATAGCATTGATATAAATGATATCACTCcaatttaaacctacctatattgtagttatataaaatattcacaggcagatttgctttatgtatttccccggcgtcgaaatcagacgcatataaatgtcaggaaacaagATTCCTGGCTGCATATCAATATCCATTGATTAGATATATTTGACATGTCATAAAGAACACTTTCGAGCCCAACCTTTggtgtaatcgtttgtttttctcgtgttttcgcagtttccccaattaaatccagtcatgcagcaggtttcTTTTACTCAGTCcaagctgagggagcgcgccggcgggaaagtgacgtcataccctctattaaaaaatattaaaactaccACAATTAACAGGACCCCAAAGTCTCAAACTTACTGAATGCTTTTAGTAGGATGGTGATAACAAAATTAAGACCGACATATCCAAAACACATAAAGAAAATAATGAGACCATACAATTCTTTACAAATCAACACAATTAACCCATCCTGTTGTTTCTGTATTGCATATGCCATTCATATCCATGCAGTTTATACACTATACAAGTCTGAGAGACACTGAAAGATGCTGCTATTTTGTATTACGACTTCATTTTATACTCGTTTTCACATTACAAACTTACATTTGATTCGTCACCTAGATGTtgcagaatttcatttttacaaaataactaacatttttaacaaatgaTATCTATATTTGCTGTGTGGTCATGCTAATTTGATGTGGGGTGTTATAAAAGGGCTAACACTGCACTCTGCTGACATAACAGGAAAACTACATGTGATAACAATCTTTCTAGTCCGAATCCATTATATCTCTTTCAAACTAAAGTGCTGCCTTAGTGCCTTCTCTCAtacatcaaataaataaatgatctaatgaataaaataatataattaatataataaataatataataataataatataataaagtttTTCAGTGTCACTATCAGCTGTATTGTCCAAACCCTGATAGGTCACGATAAACGACTGTGATTGGTCCATCCTGACAGCGCGGAGAAAAGTAACAGTACATTTCTCCGCGCTGTTCACACCTGGCTAAATCATAATTCTATCCTGATTCCAGGACaagtattaaaaatacatacatacacatataatatttgaaaatataaaatattttattttatataaacaattatatttcGTTCTAGAGTAAAAATAATAAGCATAATAATCTCTAataagcaataaataaaaaataataataaagtatgggattataattatttaaaacaaatattttattaaaatattaaataattgtcattaaaaataataaataattaaatacataaagaaatatacaaagaaatataatttaaaaaataaattatattcatacatttatttccttatttatgtataactgtattttttcccacttttatttattcacatatgtatttccacatttatttattttcacatttatttcaacatttctttgtCCATATGGTAATGAGccatattttggattttttacataaagttttacattatttgtattaataattattacacAGGCCtaaacttaatctttaaatCATTACGGACGTGACAAAGTAAAGAATAttgtaaaaatacaattaaCGTTATACATAAATAaggaaataaaagtataaataaaatgtttttaacatttttttatatatatttatgtatttatttattatttcggCAGTTTTGgaattcaataaataataacatattatttgtaaacacgctattttcctcattttttacatttatatttatatttataaacgTATTTTTTGTTACTTATCAAATACGTCGTTAACATATAAAAACTATGGGATATATTCTAACATATTctaaaataattaatacatttacgCGTTATCAGCCACGTGGGTACTGTAAAAGGATACACAGAGGCTCCTATTGGTCCATATTCTCGCGGCGTCACATGACCCTCCTCTTCCCTTTCCGTGAGCCGCCAGCAGCAGCATTTTCCCGCGAACTCTCATCTGAGCGGGACAGTTCTAGATCTGCTGGAATGGAATATACGTTATATGAATTCCTCTTTTGAATAATTGAACTCCACATCGCACAACACCCTCTGGGAGACATGGCGAAGCAAAGCTCCCTTTTTAACTTCTTCACCAAGTCACCTCCTCTGGCTGTGAAGGCCAAATCAAACCCTTCTCCAGTGGAGGCAGATGCAGTGAGCAGATCCAACACCTCCCCTAAAGAAGAGGCCAAAGTCAACAGCAGGAAAACACCATCAAAACCTGCCAAATCTCAAGCTAAAGCTGGACATGCGAAACTGTTCGGAGAGAAAGCAGACACTGGAAAGGAGAGGTACAGTCATATTGTACTGGTTACCATGGTGACACCATATTATTATCATATGGTACAGTAATGGAATCATGTGATGGcaatggtatatatatatatatatatatatatatatatatatatatatatatatatatatatatgagagagagcactaaaattatatttacaaataagTACCATAGTTATTTGGACATGTACCATGGTTTTATCATCGTGTAGGCTATacaacattattatttatttattttttccttagTTACATTTAAATGTTCTTTCGGTTTTCTTGTCATATGTAACGTTACCAAGAGCACCACATCAAACTCCTTAAATATGAGCCCACGTGGTACTTTTGCCTGTTTGGCGGGAGTCTGTGTGGAGGAGGCGGATCAAATTTCATTGCGCCTTTCGGGATTTTAAATTCTCCACAGCAACTGTCCGTTACTTTGTAGTAAAAGCCGTTACTACAGTTATCGCTagtttaaaataatacatacatacataggcCTACATTTTAGATCGATATATACAATATGAGGAAGAAAAGAGTGTAAGATTACTTAAagcatgttatttatttatttatttgtatgacaGTGGTGGctattagttaattttattttattgttaaaaactTTAGTATTGGACATAAACCGTTACCAgttgctttatatatatataatatatatagcaTATGGATTGTTCTGTattctttaaaatgttatattttatgcTTATTTTAACTGGTCGATcattgttttaaagggttagttcacccaaaaatgaaaataatttaatttattactcaccttcatgccattccacacctgtaagacctttgtttatcatcggaacacaaattaagatatttttgttgaaatccgatggctcagtgaggcctgcatagccagcaatgacatttcctctctcaagatccattaatgtactaaaacatattatttaaatcagttcatgtgagtacagtggttcaatattaatattataaagtgacgagaatatttttggtgcgccaaaaaacaaaataacgactggtggccaaaaaacaaaataacgactggtggccgatttcaaaacactgcttcaggaagcttcggagcgttatgaatcagcgttgCATTTCGTTTCTCTCCAGAGAACAGTCCTCCATGTTTAGTGCTGGCACTCTGGTATGGGCCAAGATGGAAGGACATCCCTGGTGGCCCTGTATGGTTGTTCCTCAACCTCTCACCGGACAGCAGATGAGGGGCCGTGGCCGAGACCAAAGGCTTCACGTTCACTTTTTCGATGAACCGCCAACCCGTGGTTGGGTTAACACAAAATACATAAGAGAGTACCAAGGTGAGCAACATGGTAATTAGAATGTCAAATATTATTCAAGTGCGTATAATACTTCATTCTGACCTGACATCATTTCTTGTTATTCTTTCAAGGCTCTGATAGCGTAGACGCCAAATCTGGAGGCATGTTCTTCAGTGGTAAGCCTGTGATACGTAAAGCAATGGAGCTGGCAGATGCTGCAATGAAGCAGAGTCCTGAGCAGAGACTGAAAATGTCTATGTGCATGGATCCCTCAGATGAAGAAGAGGAGAATGAGGAGGATATGGAGGTGAGCAAACACTAgacaaagtaaataaatatttacatgaaAGATATATTTCGTTTTAAgtggatagttcaaccaaaaatgtaatttctctcGTAATTTACTTGTCTTagtctttccaaacctgtatgacttgcTTTCTTCCatgattttgaagaatattacCAGGCAGAATATAGCATCTACAGGCAAAAACCATAAAAGTAGCTCATATGACTTATTGCTGTATTCCAACTCTTCTTAAGTCAAGCAGTAGAGAGGAACAGACCGAAATTAAAGTCAGTATTTACTGAAAAGATGTCAGCGTGCATACATTAATATTATCccaaaaaaattttaatttatttttgcaacCATCTTAATTTCatcatgtaatattttattataggTTGAGAAATCAACCATATCGGATGTGGAAATGTCTGAGGAAGAGGCTGAAGAAAAGAAGAAGCCCAGCCGACGTTCATCTCGTGCTGCAGCTGAAAAGAGTCAGAAGTCGAAGCGTAGGCGCATTGTGGTGGCATCTGACAGCGACGACTCCGGCGAAGAGTTCAAACCTGATCAAGCAGGAGGAAGCAGTGACGAGGAAGACGAGGAGGGAGTGAGTAGCGGGGCTGAGGAAGAAGAAAGCGAGCCGGAGCCCGAACCAGACAGCCCTGTGAAACCGGTCAAGCGCAAACGTCCTTTAGAGAAGCCTGTTAAATCAAAGAGCAAACCAGATACCCCAAAACGAGCACCTGCAACTCTTCCATCCGTGGCGTCCGACACCAAATCTCGACTTTCTGCTTTCTCCGCCCCGGATAACTTCGAAAGTCAGAGTAGCAGTGCAAATGGGACAGATGGAGGATCTACTGTGTGGGACCATGAGAAACTCGACTGGCTGCAGGACGGCAAGAGAAAGGACGCACAACGTAAACGACAATCTGATGAAAACTACGACCCCACGACTCTATACGTTCCTGATGATTTCCTGAACAGGACTACGCCAGGAATGCGCCGTTGGTGGCAGCTGAAGTCTGAGATGTTTGATACTGTTCTGTTCTACAAAGTCGGAAAGTTCTACGAGCTCTACCATATGGACGCAGTGATTGGCGTCAACGAACTCGGCCTTACCTTCATGAAAGGTACTTGGGCCCATTCTGGCTTCCCCGAGATTGGCTTTGGACGCTTCTCAGACGTACTCGTGCAAAAGGGCTACAAAGTGGCTCGTGTGGAACAAACCGAGACGCCTGAGATGATGGAAGCACGATGCAATAAATTGGCGCGTCCCACCAAATTTGACCGCGTCGTCAAGCGAGAGGTTTGCCGAATCATCACGCGAGGTACTCAGACGTACAGCGTGCTTGATGGCGCCCCTTCTGAAACTCAAAGTAAATATCTGTTGAGCATTAAAGAGAAGAGCGAGGAGGACAGTGCAGGCCATGGCCACATCTACGGGGTTTGTTTCATTGACACCTCGGTGGGACACTTCCATGTTGGTCAATTCCAGGATGACCGGCATTGTTCTCGTTTGCGTACCCTGGTGGCACACTATTCTCCAGCCCAGGTTCTTTTCGAAAAGGGCAACCCGTCAGCTGAGACGCTGAAATTATTTAAGGCCCTCTTGTCGTCCACTTTACAAGAAGGCCTCAATGCTGGTTCACAGTTTTGGGATGCCCAGAAGACCCTAAAGGTCCTTGCTGAGGAAGACTACTTCAAAGAAAGCAAAGCGTCAACTGATGATGAAAAGGGATCAGTGCTGCCTCCAACTCTCAAAGCTATGACATCCGAATGTGACGCTCTAAGTCTCACTCCAAAGACGGGATATGAACTCGCTCTTTCGGCCCTTGGCGGCTGCATGTTCTACCTCAAGAAATGTCTAGTGGACCAGGAGCTTCTTTCCATGGGCAACTTCGAGGAGTATGTTCCTGTCGACGTGGAGATGGAGCAAGCTGGAGGAGCATCTTGTTTTTTTGCCCAGACCCGTCAAAGAATGGTTTTGGATGGAGTGACCCTTGCTAACCTTGAGATCCTTCAGAATAGCTCGACCGGCGGTCCTGAGGGAACCCTACTTGAACGATTGGACACGTGTTGCACTCCCTTCGGCAAAAGGTTGTTGAAGCAATGGCTCTGCGCCCCTCTTTGTAATCCATCCTCCATTGGTGATCGCTTAGATGCTCTGGAGGACCTGATGGGCGCTCCGTCCCAAGCGACCGAAGTCACCGACCTACTAAAGAAGCTTCCGGATCTCGAAAGGCTACTTAGCAAGATTCACAGCATGGGTACTCCTTTAAAAGGACAGGACCACCCGGACTCCCGAGCAATTCTGTACGAGGAGGTCGTCTACAGCAAACGTAAGATCGCTGACTTTCTCGCAGCCCTTGAGGGGTTTAAAGTTATGAACGAAATCGTGTCGATCATGGAGCCCGTCGCTGAAGGCTTCCGATCGAAACTGATGCGCCAAGTGGTGCTCCTCAAGACAGAAAACGATGATGGGCTTTTCCCAGACCTTTCGCCAGAGCTCAAACGTTGGGACACTGCTTTCGACCATCAGAAAGCTCGCACTACAGGTGTCATAACTCCAAAAGCTGGCTTTGATCCGGAGTACGACCAAGCCCTAAACGGAATTAAAGACTGCGAGAGAGGCCTGCAGGAATATCTGGACCGACAGAAGAAGAGATTGGGCTGTAAGAATCTATCCTACTGGGGAACGGGAAGGAACCGCTACCAGCTAGAAGTTCCGGATAGTGTTTCCGAGAGGAGCGTGCCAGAGGAGTACGAGGTGAGGTCCACTAAGAAGGGCTGGAAGCGGTACTCTACCAAAGAGATCGAACAGCTGTTTTCAGAAATACAGAGCTGGGAAGACAAAAGAGACGCAGCTCTGAAGGATTGCATGAGAAGACTCTTCTACAATTTCGACAAGAATTACAAAGACTGGCAGACCGCTGTTGAGTGCATGGCAGTACttggtaagaaaaataaactatttCAACTTTCAAAATGTTGGTATACAAAAAACTTCTTTAGaggaaaatattgttttttttttcatcaattaTTTCATACAGAATATCATATATACCATATCAAGTCTTGactttaacttttttgctcctcagccactgtggctattggttttccaaagttactgaACCATTCAGCATTtgcactggccacaattttgacatcgataccatggggaaaactgccatatagatatttaatattatctcataatttggcagcaggtatattaggctgctgtcactttaagacccaatgcacggatccattatactgttacaaatgcattttctttctcaactttTTCGGTTCACttcaaacataactgactgtgctTATGTGTGCTTatagctttcctgtagctcagtggttagagcatggcactagcaatgccaaggtcatgggttcgatcccagggattgcacatactcagatacaaatgtatagcataatgcaatgtaagtcgctttggataaaagcgtctgccaaatgcataaatgtaaatgtaaaatgtaagactgtcattttgactttatttcacgtgtatttgactgtttaagcgcaataagcagcaaaaaagaactcaatttagtacttaGAGGGTgtgcactttgggtgtgagTACACAACCTGCATTTGGATGGTGTTAATTTTAAGCCTTTTACCATACTTTACATCAGTAATGctgtattaatttatatattttcaacTCCTAGCTGAAAAGAAGCTGTTTTTTATATTAGACTAGTTTGACTTTTTATTccagaattttacatttttgaagaattttggaCTCTTTTGGACCACGGAAACTGCTCCAAAAGTGgaacatttcaataaaataccatgtttgcttaaaaaaaaatatagttttaacTCGATATTTGAAATTGGTACTAGAATAATAATTggtaaaattatacatttctgTTGTTCTCACCACCAGATGTGCTGTTGAGCATGTCCCGGTACAGTCAGAGCGGCGACGGGCCCATGGTGAGACCAGAGATGGTTCTTCCGGGTGACGGGTCTCAGTCGCCCCCCTTCCTGGATCTGCGAGGGTCTCGTCACCCTTGTGTCACCAAGACCTTCTTCGGTGATGACTTCATTCCCAATGACGTCTTCATCGCTTGCCCTAGCGGTGAAGAAGAAGAGGGTCAAGATAATGGTAAAGCACTTGCCCCATGTGTGTTAGTCACCGGGCCGAACATGGGAGGCAAGTCCACCCTAATGAGACAGGTGAGTGTCGGTAATCAGTTTTCAAGATGACAAAATTGTTCATGGTGtgttaattaaatgttaatgaaagggagcattgtttttttttgggtgaaaactataaaaaacctaattcaaatgaataaaactgaaataaaagctaGTCACTAAAACTAGTGTTGCGCATTCATTTCTTGtccaaaatacattttacatttatgattttgacagatgcttttatccaaagcaattCCTAAGAATTCATGCTctcataaaatgcattttatgagTTTATGAATTGAACCCTTGACCTTGGTGTTTCCATGCTTTACTGTTTCAACTAAAGAAATACAatccttaatttattttcagttttaaaaatCCACTAAATCCAGATCTCCAATCTAGTCTGATGTGACTTTCAGTGTTGCAAAGGAAGTAGATGAAATATTATGTCGTGTCTTCAGctcatgttttaaaataattatgcaaAATAACTGATTTAAGATGAATCATGATCAAATTTCAGATTTCATTGTGCATGTAGCAAAGAATTGTAATCGAATCTTTATCAGAGTGAATATTTTCACCCTTACATCCCTAATCATTGAATAATGATTTAGAATGTAGTCAAGAAACATTAAGGCAAACTTCGCCCCATAATGTGTTCAGCAGCTGTTCAGGCAGGAAGAAGGATGTGGTCTGAGCTCCTATTTCTGGAAATGCAGGTTTCTACATCATGTTTTCAGAATGTTTAGTTGTTTATGACTGGAAATTCTGTCAATGaacataatattaatgaaatcttcaaaagtcatggaaaagttttgtgcatttttatattattgtataAATTGTTTTAGTAAAGGCACACTCAAAATGAGTGAAATCTACACATACTGAATTTATGAGCTATTAATTGAGAAACTATATGGaatatttatacttttaatTTCTCTCACTGAAGGACTATTGaagtcttgatgttgttttttggatctactagaacaggttttcctgcttgaatgttgattattttcctcattctccattgttgcagctcctctcttcccagtctgtcagtaacactctgtttagttcccatctctatgaagcccctccttctgaaaagcacactgtgctctgattggtctgctGCAGCAGTGTCTTGTGATTGGTGTGTTTGGGAACCCTTActataaccgccagtttcaacacactactaactaactcaaccaggccacgcccctttattctgcatatgaattatttaaatgaggaatattgtgaagaaaactcaagatgttcagaaacactgacactgatatagagaagaactCCCGCTGGAGggactttttcatgctcaaacagcaacattacacactaaagaaagatgaacatgtaaaaatgtaaaaaatttaatGAACTCCCTGTTAAATAGAAATAAAGTAATATGCAGATTCTTTATACGCCCATGTCTTTCAGTGTGGTCTGGTGGTGATCTTGGCCCAGTTGGGCTGTTACGTGCCTGCTGAGAGTTTGCGCCTCACTCCCGTGGACCGAGTGTTCACTCGTCTTGGCGCGTCTGATCGTATAATGTCAGGTAAGTTGCTGCTTACTACTTTCCCGTTCAGCATTCATGTGTGCGCTTTACTCTGAATACTTAATCTACCATGTTTCTAGGTGAAAGTACGTTCTTTGTGGAGCTCAGCGAGACTGCTAGCATACTTTTGCACGCCACCAACCACTCCCTTGTCCTGCTTGATGAACTGGGTAAATGATCTGTTCATCTCACATTAAACGGTTATGAGAGAATATCTCGATGTAAACTGAACAAGTGTTCTGCTTGAACTGCAGGCAGAGGTACGGCCACGTATGACGGCACAGCCATTGCGAGCGCAGTGGTGAAGGAGCTGTCGGAGAAGATCTGCTGCCGTACCTTGTTCTCCACTCATTACCACTCACTGGTGGAGGACCACGTCCAGGACCCTGCTGTGAGACTCGGACACATGGTCAgtttcagcattgtcttcttcCTATAGAAAGTATCACTTAACTGACCAAAGAAAATACATAATGCAGAAATACATCCAGAAGGCTTTAAAGGGgtaaaccaaaaatgaaaattctgtcatttattactcaccctcatgtggtaccacacccgtaagaccttcgttcatcttcagaacacaaattaagatatttttgatcaaatccgagaggtatatacTTGTCCATCGACGGCATTATAATCAACACtctcaaggtccagaaaggcagtcatgtgactgcagtggttcaaccttaatgttaccaagagacaaaaataattattgtgcgcaaaaacaaaacaaaaataacgacttctaTCCAGTTTTTCAGCTGTCAACAGGGCTTGATGCTGAGGATTTTTTCTTTTGGCCCAGTCAGGCCAGTGGTTAACATTCTTACTTGCCtcacaacaaaaaaatgtataaagtaaaagaaaagaaaatgggcctataaaaaAAGCCTAGTCATTGTTTTTGATACATGTTAATACTATATTTACACCTTAATAAATATAGTTGACAgcaaaagctactagattaactcacttaaattttaaatattgttagacaaataaacagtaagtaataaaatagtaacaaataatcaaattatgaGTAATAGGAagaataaatacaacagaacaaacgtataaatgaaataaacggtgcttttcaagttttttatGAAGGATTAAACAGATACAAAAATTGTTATATAATGTATAGCTATATAACTATAGAAtagattaaactttattaaagttaattagtcaagagcagttacagatgcataaatgttttgaaatgttgaaaaatataaaacgttaaatactgttattttgaaagtattttaaaaatgaagacactTTAAAGGTGGCAGCGAATGActgttaatgagtgagtcattgagattcaaccgtTTCATTCAAAAGgctcagagacgcaaaacaattctgtggactttggaactattttcttAGGCGAAATAGAGCGAAACAGAcgatttggtgtctaaaatgtaagtcgcttgatattaagttcttgttcattaaactgtacgttgtataaaatcaatatcgcATTTGTAATCGTGctgatatttggagaaaaactgcactctttgtgtaatattggttaacaatattaaattatataaatatgaaatatatacaggggCATTTTGCCACTTATCTTGAATTCTGGGTCATTCTAAATGCATTGTAGTAGAC is a genomic window containing:
- the msh6 gene encoding DNA mismatch repair protein Msh6, with the protein product MAKQSSLFNFFTKSPPLAVKAKSNPSPVEADAVSRSNTSPKEEAKVNSRKTPSKPAKSQAKAGHAKLFGEKADTGKEREQSSMFSAGTLVWAKMEGHPWWPCMVVPQPLTGQQMRGRGRDQRLHVHFFDEPPTRGWVNTKYIREYQGSDSVDAKSGGMFFSGKPVIRKAMELADAAMKQSPEQRLKMSMCMDPSDEEEENEEDMEVEKSTISDVEMSEEEAEEKKKPSRRSSRAAAEKSQKSKRRRIVVASDSDDSGEEFKPDQAGGSSDEEDEEGVSSGAEEEESEPEPEPDSPVKPVKRKRPLEKPVKSKSKPDTPKRAPATLPSVASDTKSRLSAFSAPDNFESQSSSANGTDGGSTVWDHEKLDWLQDGKRKDAQRKRQSDENYDPTTLYVPDDFLNRTTPGMRRWWQLKSEMFDTVLFYKVGKFYELYHMDAVIGVNELGLTFMKGTWAHSGFPEIGFGRFSDVLVQKGYKVARVEQTETPEMMEARCNKLARPTKFDRVVKREVCRIITRGTQTYSVLDGAPSETQSKYLLSIKEKSEEDSAGHGHIYGVCFIDTSVGHFHVGQFQDDRHCSRLRTLVAHYSPAQVLFEKGNPSAETLKLFKALLSSTLQEGLNAGSQFWDAQKTLKVLAEEDYFKESKASTDDEKGSVLPPTLKAMTSECDALSLTPKTGYELALSALGGCMFYLKKCLVDQELLSMGNFEEYVPVDVEMEQAGGASCFFAQTRQRMVLDGVTLANLEILQNSSTGGPEGTLLERLDTCCTPFGKRLLKQWLCAPLCNPSSIGDRLDALEDLMGAPSQATEVTDLLKKLPDLERLLSKIHSMGTPLKGQDHPDSRAILYEEVVYSKRKIADFLAALEGFKVMNEIVSIMEPVAEGFRSKLMRQVVLLKTENDDGLFPDLSPELKRWDTAFDHQKARTTGVITPKAGFDPEYDQALNGIKDCERGLQEYLDRQKKRLGCKNLSYWGTGRNRYQLEVPDSVSERSVPEEYEVRSTKKGWKRYSTKEIEQLFSEIQSWEDKRDAALKDCMRRLFYNFDKNYKDWQTAVECMAVLDVLLSMSRYSQSGDGPMVRPEMVLPGDGSQSPPFLDLRGSRHPCVTKTFFGDDFIPNDVFIACPSGEEEEGQDNGKALAPCVLVTGPNMGGKSTLMRQCGLVVILAQLGCYVPAESLRLTPVDRVFTRLGASDRIMSGESTFFVELSETASILLHATNHSLVLLDELGRGTATYDGTAIASAVVKELSEKICCRTLFSTHYHSLVEDHVQDPAVRLGHMACMVENECEDPSQETITFLYKFICGACPKSYGFNAARLANIPEEVIQSGHKKAREFERSTVSLRIFKKLCSFAEDSSADREQFATLVQMIGSL